The DNA window ATAGTAACTCAAGTTGTGGGTGGTCAAACGGTTTATTCCCTTAAATGCACAAACGACTATTCTGAACCTTCTGGTGGCGGGGGTCTTTTAGCTGCACCTACATATTAAACCAATAACTAACGCAACTTCCTACTTTATTTGGCTTGTTAAATTTAAAATTTATTACTGGTGATCAAAAATCATAAAAGAATTTTAATTATCAGTAAAAGCACAGCTGATATTTCGACAGAAGACGTTATTGATTGGCTGATACTAAATGGAAATAGGCCTGAAAGATTAAATGGTGATTCAATTGAAGATTTTAAGTCACATGGTATTACTTTTTCTATAAACGATGTCGGAGAATTAATTAGTAACACTGGTATGACTGGTTCGTTTTATTCAATCTGGTTAAGAAGGTGGTCTGATTATTCTTCGCTCATTGAAACAAAAAGATCTTTCGATAACTCTGTAAGCGCTGACTTAGTTGCACATATCATATCACAATTAACTCGTGATCTTTCAGTTATTGAAAATTTTATTCTTTCCAATATTCGTTGTGTGAAATTTTTAGGCTCAGATAATAAGAAACACGGCAATAAACTTAATAATCTATTATTAGCAAAAAAACACAATTTAGAAATACCTGAATTCATACTAACTACTGAAAAAACATCTTTAAATAAATTCTTTGAGAAGTACAATAAAAAAATTATTCTTAAAGATTTAAGTATAACTTTTAACTATGACTTAGGTTCTAACTTATATACAACATATACAGAGTTAATAACTGAAGAAGATATTAGCAATTTCCCAGATAAATTCTATTTGTCCTTCTTTCAAGAGTATATCGAAAAAGAATATGAAATACGTTGTTTTATTTTAGAAACCAAGGTTTATAGTATGGCTATTTTTTCTCAAATAGATGATAAAACAAAAGTAGATTGCCGTAAATATAATTTTCAAAACCCAAATCGTACTGTACCATACTCTCTGCCCTTAGTGATTGAAAAACAGTTAATAAATCTTTTCTCCGACTTAAAATTATTATCCGGATCTGTTGACCTTATTAAGGGCTTGGATAAAAAATACTACTTTCTGGAAATAAATTCTGATGGCCAATTTGGTATGGTTGCGGAATGCTGTAACTATAATATTAATTATGAAATTGCACAATTTCTTTGCTCATGAAAGACGAACTAATACCTAAAAACGCAAAATTACAACTGCCATTAAGGTGGCAAAAACTAACTAAAGTTGATTTATCAGATAACAGCAATCACATAAAAGCAAGAATTACAAATAACGAATTTTATAAAAGTTCTGAATTTATTTGCATATCTAACTTTAGAAAAACTAGTAAAATAATTGACCGTAAATGAACACAAACTTTTATTTTACGCTATTTTCTAATTGCATTCCTGTAAAAGGCGCAGTACGTTCTATAATATGTGATTTACAAAGAGGATCCTATTTATTTATATCAAATGACATTGTTGACGTTCTTGCCTCATGTGAAACTATGCCTATTTTTAAAATACTAGATTATTACCGCAATATAAATGAAGTCGAATTAGAAATATTATTCAACCAGCTAATTGAACTCAACCTTGGCCACTATTGTGAAAATCCTGATAGATTTCCGAAGATAAACACACAATTTAATTCACCTTATGAAATTCTTGATTGTATTATTGAATTATCAGATTGTAATTTAAAATACATTGACAATATATTTGAATCTCTAACTATATTGGGCTGCCAAACAATTGAATTGCGAACTTACTCTCACTTTTCACTCGAAAAAATAGAAATTTTTTTAAGTAAGCTCAATTTAACTAGAATTAGGAATGTCGAATTAATTGTCTGCCATTCACAATTAGAAACGTCAAACGCATTTGAGGCAATTTTGAAAAAATATCCAATTATAGAAACTCTCGTTATTCATTCGGCCGATATTGACAACTGTAAGACGATTGGCGCATCCAATTTAATATTTACAACTCAAATAATCACATCATCTTCTTGCTGCGGCAATATATCTAAAGAGGACTTTAAAATAAATCTTCCTTTCTATCTGCATGGTATAAAAAACAATACTTGTTTATATAAAAAAATATCTATCAAAGCAAATGGTGATATAACAAACTGCCCTAGCTTAGAAAAAACGTTTGGTAGTGTAATTGAACTATCACTTGAGCAGGCTTTAAACACCACTGGCTTCAAAGAATTATGGTCTATTAAAAAAGACGATATAAACATCTGTAAGGTATGTGAGTTTAGATATATCTGTAGTGATTGTAGAGCTTTTCTAAATGACGTTTACGAGAAACCCTTTAAATGTAGCTACGATCCCTATTCACCCTCATTCCATAATTTGTCTTAAATCATGAAATTTCGACTTTTAATTTTTATATCTATTTTCTTTTTCAACTCCTGTTCAAATGAATCTAAAAATCAAAATGTAAGATCAATTGTTCAAAATGCAGAAACTCACAATTCACATTTACAATGGTTGCAATATGAGTTTTCAGATGAAATACGAGCCTTATATGACAGTACTGGTGATAAAGAGATGGTTTCATATCTATACTCTAACATCGGTCTATATTTTAAAGCTTTGGAGTTTTATGAAAAAAATAATAACAAACCAGCCAATAATCCGGTTAATTTTGATACTTCAAGTTTAATATTAATTCCTGCTTTAGACTACATTACAAAAGAGGCTCAAAACCGACAGGTGATCATTATTAATGAAGCGCATCATGTTTCATACCATCGATTTTTTACAATGTTACTAATAGAAAAATTGTGCAAGATCGGCTTTAATTATTTCGGTGCAGAAACTTTGACTTTAGCTGACAGTAACATAAATTCACGAGGATATCCATTAATTAATTCAGGATATTACAGTGTTGAACCTCAATATTCCAACCTGATTCGACAAGCCTTAAGTAATGGATATAAAGTATTCCCATACGAACCAAACATTGTTACAAATGATGCACAACGTGAAATCGATCAAGCCACTAATATTGCGAAAATTCTTAAAGAAAATCCAAAAGCGAGAATTGTTATACATTGTGGATATTCACATATTCTTGAGGGCGAAAACATTGGCACATGGGGTAAAGCGATGGCCGGTAGATTAAAAGAAATTACAGGCATTGATCCGTTAACTGTAAATCAAGTATCATTAACAGAAACCTTCTATCACAAAAACGAAAATCCTTTATTTAAAATAATAAAAGCTAGTAAATCTATGGTTGTTAAACCAAAACTAGCCTCCTCTTCGCTCATAATAGATAAGCAGTTAGCTGATGTCTACGTATTTCACCCAAGGACATGTTTGAAATATGGTAGACCAGAATGGCTTTTTACAAAGTATAAGTCAGAGCTTATAAATAAAAAAATCAAAATTTCTTATCCTGTTATAGCAAAAGCCTTCTTCTTAGAGGAAAACGTTGAAGTTGCCACTCCAATAGATGTAATAGAAATCAAAAGTACTAATGATTCTATAGCACTAGCATTGATACCTAAGAAGAACTACAAAATACTTATTCAAAACAAACAAGGTTTACAACAAACATTAACAATAGCCAAATAAATTTTATTAAAATAAATAATTGTTCGCATCTTTATAACGCACATACAGTAAATATCATATGACAAAAAATTTACAATTTCTATTTTTAATCTTAATAGCATTAACCTTCGCAACAGCCTACGGTCAAAAAAGCAAATCCGCAGACAAAATTAAGTGCAAGTTGGTTTACGACGCCGAAACTGGCAAAAACTTATATATTGACATATCCAGTTATCCTGAGCCTTTAGACACTAACTTCAATGACAGAAACTTTTTTCTTTCTACGTTTAAAGTCCCAAATAAAAATTATGATGACAACCTAAAATTAAAATTCATTTGGCTCATTACTAAAGACGGTAAATGCGAATTTTTTAAGTTAGCTTTCCCTACAAATGACGAAGAACTTAAAGCAGAAGCAAAACGTGTAGTTGGTTTATTGCCAAAATATACTCCTGCCAAATGCGGACAAGAAGCTGTTATCTGTAAAAGAGACTTCGAAACATCAATCGGAAATTTGAAAAAAAACGAATAAACTGTAGAGCGGTTAAAGTTTAGTGGTAATATATACTTTATTTAAATAAAATGAAATTAATAAAAATCACAATACAAGTGTTATTAATAATATCTTTCTTTATTGTAGCGAGTTGTAAAAAAGAATACAATTGTGTTTGTTCAACGCCTTTAAAAGAAACATCAAGTTCCATAAAAGAGACTAAAAAGAAAGCAAAAGAAAAGTGTAAAGAAATCGAGAGCGAACTTAAAAACACAGACGTAAGTTTCCAGTGTGTTATCCAGTAAAATAAATTTGCCGTTCCCCTTCGGGTCGGGCTTTCTCTCCAATCTTTTGCAAGAGTCAGGCAAAAGGATTTCCGTTCAATCCCTAACGGTTCTTTACATCTACACGTTTATAATCCGCTGTCATTGCTGAATTACCATTATAAAATGTCCAAGATACTTTGTCATTACTGACCATATATGTTTGTTTTCTATCGTCTTTAAAGGCAAACGTGTTATAGTTTTCTTTAACAAGGTAATCAACACTAAAAATTGAATCGTTAAAATAACTGATTTTCTTTGCCTCTATTTCTGTAGAGTCTGTGTATAATAGAACTACGCAAGCCTTTTTTGGATGTATTTCATAAAATGCAGCAATTAGTAGATTGGTATCTAAATTTTTAAGAGAATCAGGCAAAATAAATTGATTGATTTCAGTAAGACTCTTTAACTGATCCTCTTCATAAGTGATTTCGTTGCTTTCACTACAAGACAATACAGCCAGAGCCAAGATTATTATTATTACGAACTTCATTATTATTTACAAACATAATGCTTTTTAATCTTCAATCAATTACAAAATAAAATTTCTTATCAAATAATTATTTATTCCCTCGCCAGAAACTACAATTCCCTCAATAATTTATATTCATTCACTATTTTTTAGCTGATATTACGAAACATCAATATATTTTTGTATTATGAAAACAGAAAATATCATAGTAGGAGTACTTTTAGGAGTAAGCGTTGTATTACTTATTTATGGAGCGATGAACAACAAATGCACTCAATTACCTTTTGGTGGTTCATTAAATTGCCCAAACTAAATGAATCGCTAAAAAGGGATTAACCTAGTTAATCCCTTTTTTGATTTAATTCATAATCAGATACAAGTTGATTGATTATGCACTCTCGCCAATAGCGCCTTTCAATCTGCTATTAAGTAATTCAACAATTACTACAACAACACGTCCGGCATCAGCTTTTGTAAGTTTTGCACCACTAGCAATCGCATCTATCACTTTTGTTTTGCTTGTGCCGAAGTAAATATTTATCAGCTCTTCATCTGTAAATCCTCTTGCAATTCTTCCTGCATCTGCTTTTGAAAGTTTCGCGCTCGCTGCAATCGCATCTATTAATGCAACTTTATCTTTTTTACTCATTATTGACATTGTATCAATAATGAGCATTTTAATTATTTCATTTGCTTTCATCTTATTTAGTTTTTAAAGAGGAGCGGGTTGCCCCGCCCCCATTGCTTACTTCATTTTTCTGAACTTTAATTTACTCACTTGCTTGTACTGCGAACTGGTTGCTCCATAAATTGACTTCACATAGTTTTTACATTCTAAAGCAACGTCAATTAGTCCGGTGGTTTTCTTATACAACAAATCATTTCTCACTATCCTTGCGTTACTCCATGTTGTGTAAGCGTTAATCACTGCGGTGTTCGCTGCTTTTAAACTTGTAAGTAAAGTATTCAGTGAAGAAACTTTCAGTTCGTTCTCATTCGGGTTATAAGCAGGAATTGAACTTAAAAGATTGATGAGCTTTTCTAAGTGTTCAATCATGCTGTCATAACTTTGTTGAGACACGCTTATTTGTTTTGGTTCTTCTGGTACTTCAACTGGTGGGTCTTGCGGAGCAATTTTATTCGCATTCTTCCCTGCATCTGCTTTGGTAAGTTTACCGCGCTTACCTTGTATTTTGTGATTTATCGTTAACGCATCACTTACAGTCAGGTCGCTTGCGCCACTTGCTTTTAAAGCGGCCATAACTTTGGTGATTAACTTTTTCACTGGTTCGAATGCAAGTTCTCTATTGTTAGTCGCATTTTTAAAGGCGGTGTGCGCTATTATTGCTGACGTTAACGAGTTGCTTGCGTTTGTTTTTAAGGTATTCATGTTCGCTACCTTAATTGCGTTAAGAATTGGATTATAAGTTACGCCGTATCCGACGCAAAAGCTTATAAGATCTTCAAAATTGGCTATATTCTTAGCGTGGCCAATTTCACTAATTGATGCCATAATTATATTTTTTTATTGTTTATTTTTTGATTTTGCCCGATTCTAAATCCCGATTATAATCGGAACTTTTGCATGAGGAATAGTATCGGAAAAGAAAAACCCCACTATACGCGACCAAATGTTGGTAGCTTATAAAAATATACCTATGTTTTGTTGAGGCTCCATTTTTACCTTCCTTTCTTTTTGTAATTACTAATTGTAACGCAC is part of the Bacteroidota bacterium genome and encodes:
- the gwsG gene encoding grasp-with-spasm system ATP-grasp peptide maturase translates to MIKNHKRILIISKSTADISTEDVIDWLILNGNRPERLNGDSIEDFKSHGITFSINDVGELISNTGMTGSFYSIWLRRWSDYSSLIETKRSFDNSVSADLVAHIISQLTRDLSVIENFILSNIRCVKFLGSDNKKHGNKLNNLLLAKKHNLEIPEFILTTEKTSLNKFFEKYNKKIILKDLSITFNYDLGSNLYTTYTELITEEDISNFPDKFYLSFFQEYIEKEYEIRCFILETKVYSMAIFSQIDDKTKVDCRKYNFQNPNRTVPYSLPLVIEKQLINLFSDLKLLSGSVDLIKGLDKKYYFLEINSDGQFGMVAECCNYNINYEIAQFLCS
- the gwsS gene encoding grasp-with-spasm system SPASM domain peptide maturase; protein product: MNTNFYFTLFSNCIPVKGAVRSIICDLQRGSYLFISNDIVDVLASCETMPIFKILDYYRNINEVELEILFNQLIELNLGHYCENPDRFPKINTQFNSPYEILDCIIELSDCNLKYIDNIFESLTILGCQTIELRTYSHFSLEKIEIFLSKLNLTRIRNVELIVCHSQLETSNAFEAILKKYPIIETLVIHSADIDNCKTIGASNLIFTTQIITSSSCCGNISKEDFKINLPFYLHGIKNNTCLYKKISIKANGDITNCPSLEKTFGSVIELSLEQALNTTGFKELWSIKKDDINICKVCEFRYICSDCRAFLNDVYEKPFKCSYDPYSPSFHNLS